A region from the Achromobacter seleniivolatilans genome encodes:
- a CDS encoding 4-aminobutyrate--2-oxoglutarate transaminase has product MKNQDLNTRRSLATPRGVGVMCDFYAVRAENATLWDANGKEYIDFAGGIAVLNTGHLHPKIKAAVSAQLDNFTHTAYQIVPYEGYISLAERINRLAPIDGLKKTAFFTTGVEAVENAVKIARSFTGRSGVIAFSGSFHGRTMLGMALTGKVAPYKLSFGPMPGDIYHVPFPNATQAISVADSLKALDLLFKCDIDPKRVAAIIIEPVQGEGGFNITPPELMTALRKLCDEHGILLIADEVQTGFGRTGKLFAMEHHSVQADLITMAKSLGGGFPISGVVGRADVMDGPAAGGLGGTYAGNPLAVAAAHAVLDVIAEEKLCERATQLGDKLRAHLEGLRAKVPGIVDVRGLGSMVALELNDPATGKPDAEAVKRVQARAIERGLILLSCGVYGNVLRFLYPLTIPDAQFDQALAILTEALTA; this is encoded by the coding sequence ATGAAGAATCAGGACCTGAATACCCGCCGTTCTCTGGCCACGCCCCGCGGCGTTGGCGTCATGTGCGACTTCTATGCCGTGCGCGCCGAAAACGCCACGCTGTGGGACGCCAACGGCAAGGAATACATCGATTTCGCGGGCGGCATTGCCGTTCTGAACACGGGCCACCTGCACCCGAAGATCAAAGCCGCCGTTTCGGCGCAGCTGGATAACTTCACGCACACGGCCTATCAGATCGTGCCGTACGAAGGCTATATCTCGCTGGCCGAACGCATCAACCGTCTGGCTCCTATCGACGGCCTGAAGAAGACTGCCTTCTTCACCACCGGCGTCGAAGCCGTTGAAAACGCGGTCAAGATCGCACGTTCGTTCACGGGCCGTTCAGGCGTGATCGCTTTTTCGGGTTCGTTCCACGGCCGCACCATGCTGGGCATGGCGCTGACCGGCAAGGTGGCCCCGTACAAGCTGTCGTTCGGCCCGATGCCCGGCGACATCTATCACGTGCCGTTCCCCAATGCCACGCAAGCGATCTCGGTTGCGGATTCGCTCAAGGCGCTGGACCTGCTGTTCAAGTGCGACATCGATCCCAAGCGCGTTGCCGCCATCATCATTGAACCGGTGCAAGGCGAAGGCGGCTTCAACATCACGCCGCCCGAACTGATGACTGCGCTGCGCAAGCTGTGCGACGAGCACGGCATTCTGCTGATCGCCGACGAAGTCCAAACCGGCTTTGGCCGCACCGGCAAGCTGTTCGCAATGGAGCACCACTCGGTACAGGCCGACCTGATCACCATGGCCAAGAGCCTGGGCGGCGGCTTCCCGATTTCGGGCGTGGTCGGCCGCGCCGACGTCATGGACGGCCCGGCAGCAGGCGGCCTGGGCGGCACCTACGCTGGCAATCCGCTGGCCGTGGCCGCTGCGCACGCCGTGCTGGACGTGATCGCTGAAGAAAAGCTGTGCGAACGCGCTACCCAACTGGGCGACAAGTTGCGCGCCCATCTGGAAGGCCTGCGCGCCAAGGTCCCCGGCATCGTCGATGTGCGCGGTCTGGGCTCGATGGTGGCACTGGAACTGAACGATCCGGCCACCGGCAAACCCGACGCAGAAGCCGTCAAGCGCGTGCAGGCGCGCGCTATCGAACGCGGGCTGATCCTGCTGAGCTGCGGCGTGTACGGCAACGTGCTGCGTTTCCTGTACCCGTTGACCATTCCCGATGCGCAGTTCGATCAAGCATTGGCTATTCTGACCGAGGCGCTGACCGCCTGA
- the pdxR gene encoding MocR-like pyridoxine biosynthesis transcription factor PdxR: MRSIVGDLLLLRLADGSSEPMNKRLYRGIREAILEGAIAADSRLPASRDLAAELGIARNTVVHVYSQLLAEGYTRSRQGNGTFVNASVPDSYLASGRRLRQPPQTQPRPVLSPRGAAIVDGVSASPYQWGAFMPGVPDLTEFPHKKFGRIFSALWRNPSPDLLTYAYGGGLPALREALAQHLALTRSIDCDPEQIIITEGSHQAIDLTTRILGEAGETAWVEDPGYWGARTILQANGLHTVHLPVDEEGMRLPEAGGTPPRFIFVTPSHQYPLGPVMSLTRRRQLLAVARQSGSWIIEDDYDSEFRFSGRPIASLLGLEPDAPVIYMGTFSKTLYPGLRVGYLVLPKPLTAAFQAAHAELYREGHLMTHAALATFISEGHYAAHIRRMRMLYGRRRAMLVNLIERRLGPEWLHRDASMAGLHLVLTLPEDMDDLRVVEVARSKGVLTRALSRYYVNEQGRRPGLLLGYACVPEHDIARKFEVLLESLAEVARTPVAA; this comes from the coding sequence TTGCGTTCCATTGTAGGTGACTTGCTGCTGCTGCGTCTGGCCGATGGATCCAGCGAGCCCATGAACAAGCGTTTGTATCGCGGCATTCGCGAGGCCATCCTGGAAGGGGCCATTGCCGCGGACTCGCGTTTGCCCGCGTCCCGCGATCTGGCGGCCGAGCTGGGCATCGCCCGGAACACCGTGGTGCACGTCTATAGCCAGCTGCTGGCAGAAGGCTACACCCGCAGCCGGCAGGGCAACGGCACCTTCGTCAATGCGTCGGTGCCGGATTCCTATCTGGCCAGCGGCCGGCGCTTGCGCCAGCCGCCGCAAACCCAGCCGCGTCCGGTGCTGTCGCCACGGGGGGCTGCCATTGTGGACGGCGTGTCGGCCTCGCCTTATCAATGGGGCGCCTTCATGCCAGGCGTTCCTGATCTTACCGAGTTCCCTCATAAAAAGTTCGGCCGCATTTTCAGCGCGCTGTGGCGCAATCCGTCGCCTGATCTGTTGACTTACGCCTATGGCGGCGGTCTGCCGGCGCTGCGCGAAGCGCTGGCCCAGCACCTGGCGCTCACGCGCTCCATCGACTGTGATCCCGAACAGATCATCATCACCGAAGGTTCTCATCAGGCCATCGACCTGACCACCCGCATTCTGGGCGAAGCTGGCGAAACCGCCTGGGTCGAGGACCCTGGCTACTGGGGCGCGCGCACGATTCTGCAAGCCAATGGCCTGCATACGGTGCACCTGCCGGTCGACGAAGAAGGCATGCGGTTGCCTGAGGCTGGCGGCACGCCGCCGCGATTCATCTTCGTCACCCCGTCACACCAATATCCTTTGGGTCCCGTCATGTCGCTGACCCGCCGCCGTCAGTTGCTGGCCGTGGCGCGGCAAAGCGGCAGCTGGATTATCGAAGACGACTACGACAGCGAGTTCCGTTTCTCGGGCCGGCCCATCGCATCCCTGCTGGGCCTGGAACCCGATGCGCCGGTTATCTACATGGGCACGTTCAGCAAGACGTTGTACCCGGGTTTGCGGGTGGGTTATCTGGTGCTGCCCAAACCGCTGACTGCCGCGTTTCAGGCGGCGCATGCCGAGCTATACCGCGAAGGGCACCTGATGACCCACGCGGCCTTGGCCACCTTTATTTCCGAAGGCCACTACGCCGCCCACATACGCCGCATGCGCATGTTGTACGGGCGGCGCCGCGCCATGCTGGTCAATCTGATCGAACGCCGGCTTGGTCCGGAATGGCTGCACCGCGACGCCAGCATGGCGGGTTTGCATCTGGTGCTGACGCTTCCAGAGGACATGGATGATTTGCGTGTGGTGGAAGTGGCGCGCAGCAAGGGCGTGCTGACGCGTGCGCTATCGCGTTATTACGTCAACGAGCAAGGCCGCAGGCCTGGGCTTTTGTTGGGCTACGCTTGTGTGCCCGAGCACGATATCGCGCGCAAGTTCGAGGTGTTGCTGGAGAGCCTGGCGGAAGTCGCAAGAACGCCAGTTGCGGCTTGA
- a CDS encoding DUF72 domain-containing protein, which translates to MRILTGTASWTDPTLLACGRFYPPQASSAEARLRFYASRYGMTEIDSSYYALPTAENAYRWAQRTPDDFIFNIKAFRLFTGHQTPLAALPADIQRELGGWPEPVIYQDQMPSDLSGELWRRYQLALEPLRMPGKLGAVHFQFPSWIRRDARGRARVADCARRMDEHLISVEFRHQSWFETPAATADTLAFERELGVVHTIVDAPQGFDNTVPAVWENTHPDLTLLRLHGRNAAAWNVSGTASSGRFQYEYSEQELAELAERFSRLAAQSTQAHAVFNTNFEDQGMRNAAAFASALLPF; encoded by the coding sequence ATGCGTATCCTGACCGGCACTGCCTCCTGGACCGACCCCACGCTGCTGGCCTGCGGCCGTTTTTATCCGCCGCAGGCCAGCAGCGCCGAAGCCCGGCTGCGCTTTTACGCGTCGCGTTATGGCATGACGGAGATCGATTCCAGCTACTACGCGCTGCCCACTGCCGAGAATGCCTACCGATGGGCGCAGCGCACGCCGGATGATTTCATCTTCAACATCAAAGCATTCCGGCTGTTCACCGGCCATCAGACTCCGCTCGCCGCCTTGCCTGCCGACATCCAGCGCGAACTTGGCGGCTGGCCCGAACCCGTCATCTACCAAGATCAGATGCCATCTGACCTTAGCGGCGAACTCTGGCGCCGTTATCAGTTGGCGCTGGAACCCTTGCGGATGCCCGGCAAGCTAGGCGCGGTGCATTTTCAATTTCCGTCCTGGATTCGGCGCGATGCACGCGGACGGGCGCGGGTGGCAGACTGCGCGCGGCGCATGGACGAACATCTGATCTCTGTAGAGTTCCGGCATCAGAGCTGGTTTGAAACCCCCGCCGCCACGGCGGACACGCTGGCTTTTGAGCGCGAGCTGGGTGTTGTGCACACCATCGTGGATGCACCGCAGGGGTTTGACAACACCGTGCCTGCCGTATGGGAAAACACGCATCCTGATTTGACGTTGTTGCGGCTGCATGGACGCAACGCGGCTGCCTGGAACGTATCCGGCACGGCCTCATCGGGCCGCTTCCAATACGAGTATTCAGAACAGGAACTGGCGGAACTGGCCGAGCGGTTCAGCCGTCTGGCTGCGCAAAGCACGCAGGCGCACGCAGTGTTCAACACCAATTTTGAAGACCAGGGAATGCGCAACGCCGCAGCGTTCGCATCGGCGCTGCTGCCTTTCTAG
- a CDS encoding TetR/AcrR family transcriptional regulator, which translates to MPAKKTSETKTQTRNAQATKERILNMAFKEFAARGYDGARIDAIVARCKVSKNLIYHYFSGKEDLFIQVMERAYGAMRERQNELALTGDDPVADMRTLVEKTIQHFVEQPEFIQLLATENLHKAVHIKKSRVIPVIFNPLRRALHNILEQGKAKGVFRQDADWIDLYVSISGLGSYFVSNRYTLSYVLDVDLGTKERLASRMKHIPDMVISYLCNLSDAPPADNKKSA; encoded by the coding sequence ATGCCAGCGAAGAAGACATCAGAGACAAAGACCCAGACACGCAACGCGCAAGCCACCAAGGAACGCATCCTGAATATGGCGTTCAAGGAGTTCGCGGCGCGTGGCTATGACGGTGCGCGCATCGATGCCATCGTGGCCCGCTGCAAGGTCAGCAAGAACCTGATCTATCACTATTTTTCGGGCAAAGAAGACCTGTTCATTCAGGTGATGGAGCGCGCATACGGCGCCATGCGCGAACGGCAGAACGAGTTGGCTCTGACCGGCGACGACCCCGTGGCTGATATGCGCACGCTGGTTGAAAAGACCATCCAGCATTTTGTTGAGCAGCCCGAATTCATCCAGCTGTTGGCGACTGAAAACCTGCACAAAGCCGTACACATCAAAAAATCACGGGTCATTCCGGTGATTTTCAATCCCCTGCGCCGCGCGCTGCACAACATCCTGGAACAGGGCAAAGCAAAAGGCGTATTCCGCCAGGATGCCGATTGGATTGATTTGTATGTGTCGATCTCCGGCCTGGGGTCCTACTTCGTGTCCAACCGCTATACGCTGTCGTATGTACTGGACGTGGATCTGGGCACCAAGGAACGCCTGGCCAGCCGGATGAAGCACATCCCCGACATGGTGATCAGCTATCTGTGCAACCTGAGCGATGCCCCGCCTGCGGACAACAAGAAATCAGCCTAG
- a CDS encoding hydantoinase/oxoprolinase family protein: MDTAVAGKAGVRVGCDIGGTFTDIVMSMPDGRIFVNKTSTTPGNLGQAIVQGLGALIEQAGIRPGDIGEIVHGTTTASNTILQKVGANTAVLTTEGFRDVLEIGRIRTPTMFDLAWQKPDPLVPRRYRRGIRERIGADGKIVTPLKLEEVRGVVRELAAEGIESIAICFLNSYINPAHEIAARDVIETEFPGILVSASCDVLPEIKEYERTSTTVVNAYILPAMRTYLARLKADLADMGVTASLQVMASNGGMMGVASATQRPVFAVASGPAGGVAGAAVMGALGGEHELIVFDMGGTTAKASIVIDGVPALTTEYEFRDGISASSRFVKGGGYVLKVPAIDIAEVGAGGGSIASIDAGGLLCVGPESAGAWPGPACYGNGSLRPTVTDANMVLGYLNPHALAGGSLKVDPRLSQRAVLEDIGRPLGLNAIQAAHGIRRVANVNMARAMRAVTIERGRDPRDMTMIAFGGGGPLHAVDVARLLGVKRVIAPVMAGVFCSAGMLSADAEHCFVKAVLRPLDDCDGAAVQDAINALCDQGRAVLGTEGYGNDAVDVQVSADLRYLGQSSELTVPLTGGFTDAGVQAALAQDFNALYERTFGYCSDEPLELVNVRVFAYGRSALRLDFAQSGVDSSALAGVSGERHVSFDPDEEPCLARLMPRSDMTPTPVSGPLIIESYDTTIVVPPDARAWSDAIGNIIIELVSEAL; the protein is encoded by the coding sequence ATGGATACAGCAGTGGCAGGCAAAGCAGGTGTGCGTGTGGGTTGCGATATCGGTGGCACGTTTACCGATATCGTCATGTCCATGCCGGACGGACGCATCTTCGTGAACAAGACGTCCACCACCCCCGGCAATCTGGGGCAGGCCATCGTCCAGGGGTTGGGGGCGCTGATTGAACAGGCCGGCATCCGGCCCGGTGACATTGGCGAGATCGTGCATGGCACCACCACGGCGTCCAACACAATCCTGCAAAAGGTGGGCGCCAATACCGCGGTGCTGACAACAGAGGGCTTCCGCGATGTGCTGGAAATTGGCCGCATCCGCACACCCACCATGTTTGACCTGGCCTGGCAAAAGCCTGATCCGCTGGTGCCTCGACGCTACCGGCGCGGCATACGCGAGCGCATCGGCGCGGACGGGAAAATCGTGACGCCGCTGAAGCTTGAAGAGGTCCGCGGTGTGGTTAGAGAGTTGGCGGCCGAAGGCATCGAATCCATCGCCATCTGTTTTTTGAACAGCTATATCAACCCAGCCCACGAGATCGCCGCGCGCGATGTGATCGAAACCGAATTCCCCGGCATTCTGGTCAGTGCGTCATGTGATGTGCTGCCGGAAATCAAGGAGTACGAACGCACCAGCACCACGGTGGTCAACGCCTATATCCTGCCCGCCATGCGCACCTATTTAGCGCGGCTGAAGGCGGATCTGGCCGACATGGGCGTGACGGCATCGTTGCAGGTAATGGCTTCTAACGGCGGCATGATGGGCGTGGCCTCGGCGACTCAACGGCCAGTGTTTGCCGTGGCGTCGGGGCCTGCGGGCGGGGTGGCGGGCGCCGCCGTGATGGGCGCGTTAGGCGGCGAACACGAGCTGATCGTGTTTGATATGGGCGGCACCACCGCCAAGGCATCCATCGTGATTGATGGGGTGCCGGCCTTGACCACGGAGTACGAGTTTCGTGACGGGATCAGCGCCTCCAGCCGTTTCGTCAAGGGCGGGGGATATGTACTGAAGGTGCCGGCCATCGACATTGCAGAGGTGGGCGCGGGAGGAGGCTCCATTGCCAGCATCGATGCGGGCGGTTTGTTGTGTGTGGGGCCTGAATCCGCAGGCGCCTGGCCGGGCCCTGCCTGCTATGGCAATGGCAGCCTGCGGCCCACGGTAACGGACGCCAATATGGTGCTGGGCTACTTGAATCCGCATGCACTGGCCGGTGGCAGCCTGAAGGTGGACCCCCGCCTGTCGCAGCGTGCCGTGCTGGAAGACATTGGCCGTCCACTGGGCCTGAACGCGATACAGGCGGCGCACGGAATCCGCCGTGTCGCCAATGTGAACATGGCGCGCGCCATGCGGGCGGTCACCATAGAACGCGGACGCGATCCGCGTGACATGACCATGATCGCCTTCGGCGGCGGCGGTCCGCTGCATGCCGTGGATGTGGCGCGTCTGCTGGGCGTGAAACGGGTGATTGCGCCGGTCATGGCGGGCGTATTTTGCTCGGCAGGCATGCTGTCGGCTGATGCCGAACACTGCTTTGTGAAGGCGGTTCTGCGGCCGTTGGATGACTGCGACGGAGCCGCTGTGCAAGACGCGATCAACGCCTTGTGCGATCAGGGCCGGGCAGTGCTGGGCACAGAGGGATATGGCAACGATGCCGTGGACGTCCAGGTCAGCGCCGATCTGCGGTATCTGGGGCAGAGTTCGGAGCTGACCGTGCCGCTCACCGGCGGCTTTACCGATGCGGGCGTGCAGGCCGCGCTGGCGCAAGATTTCAATGCGCTGTACGAACGCACCTTTGGCTATTGCAGCGACGAGCCCCTGGAACTGGTCAATGTGCGCGTATTCGCATACGGGCGCAGTGCACTGCGGCTGGATTTTGCGCAGAGCGGGGTGGACAGCAGCGCGCTTGCGGGCGTGAGTGGCGAGCGCCATGTCAGTTTTGATCCCGATGAAGAGCCATGCTTGGCCAGGCTGATGCCGCGCTCGGACATGACGCCAACGCCGGTTTCCGGCCCGTTGATCATCGAGTCCTACGACACCACGATTGTCGTGCCGCCGGATGCTCGCGCCTGGTCGGACGCCATCGGCAACATCATCATCGAACTCGTTTCGGAGGCCCTATGA